GGGCCCCATCTCGCGGTCTACGAACCGCATGTTAACCACCCGGGCCTGACCCTGGTGGATCTGGGCTGCGGCAACGGTACCCAGACCCGCTTCCTCGCCGACCGCTTCCCGCAGGTGCTCGGCGTGGACCTGTCGGCAGCGGCGATCGGGCTGGCGAAGCAGCAGGACAAGCTGAACGAGGCGCGGTTCCAGGAGATCGACGCGGTGGACGGGGAGGCGGTGGCGCGGCTGCACGACGACCTCGGCGACGCGAATGTCTATATGCGCGGAGTGCTCCACCAGTGCGACCCCGAGGACCGGCAGACGCTGGCGGACTCGATCGCCACGCTCGTCGGTGAGCGCGGGCGGGGCTTCGTGGTGGAGCTCGC
The Streptomyces lunaelactis genome window above contains:
- a CDS encoding class I SAM-dependent methyltransferase yields the protein MSVTSRYKDAWEGFWSEASGEPGEVFWDAEPALTAGPHLAVYEPHVNHPGLTLVDLGCGNGTQTRFLADRFPQVLGVDLSAAAIGLAKQQDKLNEARFQEIDAVDGEAVARLHDDLGDANVYMRGVLHQCDPEDRQTLADSIATLVGERGRGFVVELAEAAGQKLMGLAQSPEGPPPKLQPVFRHGLQPGSVPDADMVEFFRTAGLDVLAKGELPLTTTEYASDGSRIELPSKWLVVGR